A DNA window from Gorilla gorilla gorilla isolate KB3781 chromosome 19, NHGRI_mGorGor1-v2.1_pri, whole genome shotgun sequence contains the following coding sequences:
- the CHD3 gene encoding chromodomain-helicase-DNA-binding protein 3 isoform X4, with the protein MASPLRDEEEEEEEMVVSEEEEEEEEEGDEEEEEVEAADEDDEEDDDEGVLGRGPGHDRGRDRHSPPGCHLFPPPPPPPPPLPPPPPPPPPDKDDIRLLPSALGVKKRKRGPKKQKENKPGKPRKRKKRDSEEEFGSERDEYREKSESGGSEYGTGPGRKRRRKHREKKEKKTKRRKKGEGDGGQKQVEQKSSATLLLTWGLEDVEHVFSEEDYHTLTNYKAFSQFMRPLIAKKNPKIPMSKMMTILGAKWREFSANNPFKGSAAAVAAAAAAAAAAVAEQVSAAVSSATPIAPSGPPALPPPPAADIQPPPIRRAKTKEGKGPGHKRRSKSPRVPDGRKKLRGKKMAPLKIKLGLLGGKRKKGGSSDEGPEPEAEESDLDSGSVHSVSGRPDGPVRTKKLKRGRPGRKKKKVLGCPAVAGEEEVDGYETDHQDYCEVCQQGGEIILCDTCPRAYHLVCLDPELDRAPEGKWSCPHCEKEGVQWEAKEEEEEYEEEGEEEGEKEEEDDHMEYCRVCKDGGELLCCDACISSYHIHCLNPPLPDIPNGEWLCPRCTCPVLKGRVQKILHWRWGEPPVAVPAPQQADGNPDVPPPRPLQGRSEREFFVKWVGLSYWHCSWAKELQLEIFHLVMYRNYQRKNDMDEPPPLDYGSGEDDGKSDKRKVKDPHYAEMEEKYYRFGIKPEWMTVHRIINHSVDKKGNYHYLVKWRDLPYDQSTWEEDEMNIPEYEEHKQSYWRHRELIMGEDPAQPRKYKKKKKELQGDGPPSSPTNDPTVKYETQPRFITATGGTLHMYQLEGLNWLRFSWAQGTDTILADEMGLGKTIQTIVFLYSLYKEGHTKGPFLVSAPLSTIINWEREFQMWAPKFYVVTYTGDKDSRAIIRENEFSFEDNAIKGGKKAFKMKREAQVKFHVLLTSYELITIDQAALGSIRWACLVVDEAHRLKNNQSKFFRVLNGYKIDHKLLLTGTPLQNNLEELFHLLNFLTPERFNNLEGFLEEFADISKEDQIKKLHDLLGPHMLRRLKADVFKNMPAKTELIVRVELSPMQKKYYKYILTRNFEALNSRGGGNQVSLLNIMMDLKKCCNHPYLFPVAAMESPKLPSGAYEGGALIKSSGKLMLLQKMLRKLKEQGHRVLIFSQMTKMLDLLEDFLDYEGYKYERIDGGITGALRQEAIDRFNAPGAQQFCFLLSTRAGGLGINLATADTVIIFDSDWNPHNDIQAFSRAHRIGQANKVMIYRFVTRASVEERITQVAKRKMMLTHLVVRPGLGSKAGSMSKQELDDILKFGTEELFKDENEGENKEEDSSVIHYDNEAIARLLDRNQDATEDTDVQNMNEYLSSFKVAQYVVREEDKIEEIEREIIKQEENVDPDYWEKLLRHHYEQQQEDLARNLGKGKRVRKQVNYNDAAQEDQDNQSEYSVGSEEEDEDFDERPEGRRQSKRQLRNEKDKPLPPLLARVGGNIEVLGFNTRQRKAFLNAVMRWGMPPQDAFTTQWLVRDLRGKTEKEFKAYVSLFMRHLCEPGADGSETFADGVPREGLSRQQVLTRIGVMSLVKKKVQEFEHINGRWSMPELMPDPSADSKRSSRASSPTKTSPTTPEASATNSPCTSKPATPAPSEKGEGIRTPLEKEEAENQEEKPEKNSRIGEKVETEADAPSPAPSLGERLEPRKIPLEDEVPGVPGEMEPEPGYRGDREKSATESTPGERGEEKPLDGQEHRERPEGETGDLGKREDVKGDRELRPGPRDEPRSNGRREEKTEKPRFMFNIADGGFTELHTLWQNEERAAISSGKLNEIWHRRHDYWLLAGIVLHGYARWQDIQNDAQFAIINEPFKTEANKGNFLEMKNKFLARRFKLLEQALVIEEQLRRAAYLNLSQEPAHPAMALHARFAEAECLAESHQHLSKESLAGNKPANAVLHKGKGRGGPARGRAHNAASEPAGGVAERHEGGRDPPASHAVPNTPHRSPPSDVRAQHPQPAGQQGHGASPHTGLPPGSLRYTSGVRGGLQRRTRRGPGRRRRQLQPDACRVLHHSRHQRPSSAGEEGEGNGGGIGIRRAGSEGAPSRGGDLYRRLTGSQACPSPRPRPRGRPPAQALGPAASPPPSPPLGPSLG; encoded by the exons ATGGCTTCCCCTCTGagggacgaggaggaggaggaggaggagatggtggtgtcggaggaggaagaagaggaggaagaagagggcgacgaggaggaggaggaggtggaggcggCCGACGAGGACGATGAGGAGGACGACGACGAGGGAGTACTCGGGCGCGGGCCGGGCCACGACCGGGGCCGCGACCGCCACAGCCCCCCCGGCTGCCACCTcttcccgccgccgccgccgccgccgccaccgctgcccccgccgccgccgcccccgccgccaG ATAAGGATGACATTCGGCTGCTGCCTTCAGCATTGGGTGTGAAGAAGAGAAAACGAGGACCCAAGAAGCAGAAGGAGAACAAGCCAGGAAAACCCCGAAAACGCAAGAAGCGT gaCAGTGAGGAGGAATTTGGTTCTGAGCGAGATGAGTACCGGGAGAAGTCAGAGAGTGGGGGCAGTGAATATGGAACCGGACCGGGTCGGAAACGAAGAAGGAAGCACcgagaaaaaaaggagaagaagacaaAGCGGCGGAAAAagggggagggagatggggggcaAAAG CAAGTGGAACAGAAGTCATCAGCAACTCTGCTTCTGACCTGGGGCCTGGAGGATGTGGAGCATGTGTTCTCTGAGGAGGATTACCACACGCTCACCAACTACAAAGCCTTCAGCCAGTTCATGAG GCCCCTAATTGCTAAGAAGAATCCTAAGATCCCAATGTCTAAGATGATGACCATCCTTGGGGCCAAATGGAGAGAGTTCAGCGCCAACAACCCCTTCAAGGGGTCAGCAGCTGCTgtggcggcggcagcggcagcagcagcagcagctgtagCTGAGCAGGTGTCAGCTGCTGTCTCGTCAGCCACCCCCATAGCACCCTCCGGACCCCCCGCCCTTCCACCACCCCCTGCTGCTGATATCCAGCCCCCACCCATCCGAAGAGCCAAAACCAAAGAGGGCAAAG GTCCAGGCCATAAGAGGCGGAGTAAGAGCCCCCGAGTGCCTGATGGACGCAAGAAGCTTCGGGGAAAGAAAATGGCACCACTCAAAATAAAACTAGGGCTTCTGGGtggcaagaggaagaaaggaggctCG AGCGACGAAGGTCCTGAACCAGAGGCTGAGGAATCAGACCTGGACAGTGGCAGTGTCCACAGTGTCTCAGGCCGGCCTGATGGCCCTGTCCGCACCAAGAAACTAAAGAGAGGCCGgccaggaaggaagaagaagaagg TCCTGGGCTGTCCTGCAGTGGccggggaggaggaggttgaTGGCTACGAGACGGATCACCAGGATTACTGTGAGGTGTGCCAGCAGGGTGGGGAAATTATTCTGTGTGACACCTGCCCTCGTGCCTACCACCTCGTCTGCCTTGATCCTGAGCTTGACCGGGCTCCAGAGGGCAAATGGAGCTGCCCTCACTGT GAGAAGGAGGGGGTCcagtgggaggccaaggaggaagaagaagaatacgaagaggagggagaggaagaaggggagaaggaggaggaggacgatCACATGGAGTACTGCCGCGTATGCAAGGACGGCGGGGAGCTCCTGTGCTGTGACGCGTGCATCTCCTCCTACCACATTCATTGTCTAAACCCTCCCCTGCCTGACATTCCCAATGGTGAATGGCTGTGTCCCCGATGCACA TGCCCCGTGCTGAAGGGTCGAGTGCAGAAGATCCTACATTGGCGGTGGGGGGAGCCACCTGTAGCAGTGCCAGCCCCTCAACAGGCAGATGGAAATCCAGATGTCCCACCCCCCCGTCCTCTTCAAGGCAGATCAGAGCGAGAGTTCTTTGTCAAGTGGGTAGGACTATCCTACTGGCACTGCTCCTGGGCCAAGGAGCTTCAG CTGGAAATCTTCCATTTGGTTATGTATCGAAACTACCAGCGGAAGAATGACATGGATGAGCCCCCACCCCTGGACTATGGCTCCGGCGAGGATGATGGGAAGAGTGACAAGCGTAAAGTGAAAGACCCACACTATGCTGAGATGGAGGAGAAGTACTATCGTTTTGGCATCAAGCCAGAGTGGATGACCGTCCACCGTATCATCAACCACAG TGTGGATAAAAAGGGGAATTACCACTATCTAGTAAAATGGAGGGACTTACCATATGACCAGTCCACGTGggaggaagatgaaatgaatatcCCTGAATATGAAGAACATAAGCAAAGCTACTGGAGACACCG AGAACTAATTATGGGGGAAGACCCTGCCCAGCCCCGCAagtataagaagaagaagaaggagctACAGGGTGATGGGCCTCCCAGTTCTCCCACTAATGAT CCTACCGTGAAATATGAGACTCAGCCACGGTTTATCACAGCCACTGGAGGCACCCTGCACATGTATCAGTTGGAAGGGCTGAACTGGCTACGCTTCTCCTGGGCCCAGGGCACTGACACCATTCTAGCTGATGAGATGGGGCTGGGCAAGACCATACAAACCATCGTCTTCCTCTACTCACTCTACAAGGAG GGCCACACAAAAGGTCCCTTCCTGGTGAGTGCCCCACTCTCTACTATCATTAACTGGGAGCGGGAGTTCCAGATGTGGGCACCCAAATTCTATGTGGTGACATACACGGGTGACAAGGACAGCCGGGCCATCATTCGTGAGAATGAATTCTCCTTTGAGGACAATGCCATCAAAGGGGGCAAGAAAGCTTTTAAGATGAAG AGGGAGGCACAGGTGAAGTTCCATGTTCTCCTGACATCGTATGAGCTGATCACCATTGATCAGGCAGCACTTGGTTCCATCCGCTGGGCCTGTCTTGTGGTAGATGAGGCCCATCGACTCAAGAACAACCAGTCCAAG TTTTTCAGGGTTCTCAATGGTTACAAGATAGATCATAAGTTGCTGCTGACAGGAACCCCATTGCAGAATAATCTGGAGGAGCTCTTCCATCTCCTGAACTTCCTCACCCCAGAGAGATTTAA CAActtggagggcttcctggaggagtttGCTGACATATCCAAAGAGGACCAGATCAAGAAACTGCATGATTTGCTGGGGCCACACATGCTGCGGAGACTCAAGGCAGATGTCTTTAAGAACATGCCAGCCAAGACAGAGCTCATCGTTCGGGTGGAGCTAAGCCCCATGCAGAA GAAATACTACAAATACATCCTGACTCGAAATTTTGAGGCCTTGAATTCACGAGGTGGTGGGAACCAGGTGTCGCTGCTTAATATCATGATGGATCTTAAGAAGTGCTGCAACCATCCATACCTTTTTCCCGTGGCTGCTATG GAGTCCCCCAAACTCCCCAGTGGGGCTTATGAGGGTGGGGCACTTATTAAGTCGTCTGGGAAGCTCATGCTGCTCCAGAAGATGCTGCGAAAGCTGAAGGAGCAAGGACACCGAGTGCTCATCTTCTCCCAG ATGACCAAAATGTTAGACTTGCTTGAGGACTTCTTAGACTATGAAGGCTACAAGTATGAGCGCATCGATGGTGGTATCACGGGTGCCCTGAGGCAGGAGGCCATCGATCGGTTTAATG CTCCTGGGGCCCAACAATTCTGCTTCCTCCTGTCCACCCGAGCTGGGGGCCTGGGCATCAATCTGGCCACTGCTGACACTGTCATCATCTTTGATTCTGACTGGAACCCCCATAATGACATCCAG GCCTTTAGCCGGGCTCATCGGATTGGCCAGGCCAACAAAGTGATGATTTACCGGTTTGTGACTCGCGCGTCAGTGGAAGAGCGAATCACACAAGTGGCCAAGAGAAAGATGATGCTGACACACCTGGTTGTGCGGCCTGGGCTGGGCTCCAAGGCAGGCTCCATGTCCAAGCAGGAGCTTGACGACATTCTCAAATTTGGCACTGAAGAGCTATTCAAGGATGAAAACGAGG GGGAGAACAAGGAGGAGGACAGCAGTGTGATTCATTATGACAATGAGGCCATCGCTCGGCTGTTGGACCGGAACCAGGATGCAACTGAGGACACTGACGTGCAGAACATGAATGAGTATCTCAGCTCCTTCAAGGTGGCACAGTACGTCGTGCGGGAAGAAGACAAG ATTGAGGAAATTGAGCGAGAGATCATCAAGCAGGAGGAGAATGTGGACCCTGACTACTGGGAGAAGCTGCTGAGGCATCACTATGAGCAACAGCAGGAAGACCTAGCCCGGAATCTAGGCAAGGGCAAGCGGGTTCGCAAGCAAGTTAACTACAATGATGCTGCTCAGGAAGACCAAG ACAACCAGTCAGAGTACTCGGTGGGTTcagaggaggaggatgaagactTCGATGAACGTCCTGAAG GGCGTAGACAGTCAAAGAGGCAGCTCCGGAATGAGAAAGATAAGCCACTGCCTCCACTGCTGGCCCGAGTCGGGGGCAACATTGAG GTGCTGGGCTTCAACACCCGTCAGCGGAAGGCTTTCCTCAATGCTGTGATGCGCTGGGGGATGCCACCACAGGATGCCTTCACCACGCAGTGGCTGGTGCGGGACCTGAGGGGCAAGACTGAGAAGGAGTTTAA GGCCTATGTGTCTTTGTTCATGCGCCATCTGTGTGAGCCTGGGGCAGACGGCTCTGAAACCTTTGCCGATGGGGTCCCTCGGGAGGGACTGAGTCGCCAGCAGGTGTTGACCCGCATTGGAGTCATGTCTCTCGTCAAAAAGAAG GTGCAGGAGTTTGAGCACATCAATGGGCGTTGGTCAATGCCGGAACTGATGCCTGACCCCAGCGCCGATTCTAAGCGCTCCTCCAGAGCCTCCTCTCCTACCAAAACATCTCCCACCACTCCTGAGGCTTCTGCTACCAACAGTCCCTGCACCTCTAAACCTG CTACTCCAGCTCCAAGTGAGAAAGGAGAAGGCATAAGGACACCTCTTGAGAAGGAGGAAGCTGAAAACCAGGAGGAAAAGCCAGAGAAGAACAGCAGAATTGGGGAGAAGGTGGAGACAGAG GCTGatgcccccagcccagccccatcaCTTGGGGAGCGGCTGGAGCCAAGGAAGATTCCTCTAGAGGATGAGGTGCCAGGGGTGCCTGGAGAGATGGAGCCTGAACCTGGGTACCGTGGGGACAGAGAGAAGTCAG CCACAGAGTCGACGCCAGGAGAAAGGGGGGAGGAGAAGCCGTTGGATGGACAGGAACACAGGGAGAGGCCGGAGGGGGAAACAGGGGATTTGGGCAAGAGAG AAGATGTAAAAGGTGACCGGGAGCTTCGACCAGGGCCTCGAGATGAGCCACGGTCCAATGGGCGACgagaggaaaagacagagaagCCCCGGTTCATGTTCAATATCGCCGATGGTGGCTTCACAG AGCTTCACACACTGTGGCAGAATGAGGAACGGGCAGCTATTTCCTCGGGGAAACTCAATGAGATCTGGCACAGAAGACATGACTATTGGCTTCTGGCTGGGATTGTCCT CCATGGCTATGCACGGTGGCAGGACATCCAGAATGATGCTCAATTTGCCATTATCAATGAGCCATTTAAAACTGAAGCCAATAAGGGGAACTTTCTGGAGATGAAAAATAAGTTCCTGGCCCGGAGGTTCAAG CTCCTGGAGCAGGCGCTGGTGATTGAGGAGCAGCTGCGGCGGGCGGCCTACCTGAACCTGTCGCAGGAGCCGGCGCACCCCGCCATGGCCCTCCACGCCCGCTTCGCCGAGGCCGAGTGCCTGGCCGAGAGCCACCAGCACCTCTCCAAGGAGTCGCTGGCGGGGAACAAGCCGGCCAACGCCGTCCTGCACAAGGGTAAGGGCCGCGGCGGCCCCGCGCGGGGGAGGGCCCACAACGCTGC TTCTGAACCAGCTGGAGGAGTTGCTGAGCGACATGAAGGCGGACGTGACCCGCCTGCCAGCCACGCTGTCCCGAATACCCCCCATCGCAGCCCGCCTTCAGATGTCCGAGCGCAGCATCCTCAGCCGGCTGGCCAGCAAGGGCACGGAGCCTCACCCCACACCG GCCTTCCCCCCGGGTCCCTACGCTACACCTCCGGGGTACGGGGCGGCCTTCAGCGCCGCACCCGTAGGGGCCCTGGCCGCCGCAGGCGCCAATTACAGCCAGATGCCTGCAGGGTCCTTCATCACAG